In the Borrelia turicatae 91E135 genome, one interval contains:
- a CDS encoding DUF192 domain-containing protein, whose protein sequence is MILRALFALIFYISCANHVYDKEIIINDTKFFVKLALDEVTRAKGYMGTESINENNGMLFIFKEEKNLSFWMKDTPVPLEIAYINSVGVIKEIYSLVPFSQRVVNSRYKVKYALEVPEGSFSKFKIKVGDRVKFNFDVNSLNVE, encoded by the coding sequence TTGATTCTGAGAGCTCTTTTTGCATTAATTTTTTATATATCGTGTGCCAATCATGTATATGATAAAGAAATTATTATTAATGATACTAAGTTTTTTGTTAAGCTTGCGCTTGATGAAGTTACTAGAGCTAAAGGGTATATGGGAACTGAGAGCATAAATGAAAATAATGGTATGCTTTTTATTTTTAAAGAAGAGAAGAATTTATCTTTTTGGATGAAAGATACCCCTGTACCACTTGAGATTGCTTATATTAATTCTGTAGGTGTTATTAAGGAAATTTACAGTTTAGTTCCTTTTTCACAAAGGGTTGTAAATTCTAGGTATAAGGTCAAGTATGCTCTTGAGGTTCCGGAAGGTTCTTTTTCTAAATTTAAAATTAAGGTAGGTGACAGAGTAAAATTTAATTTTGATGTTAATTCTTTAAATGTAGAATAG
- a CDS encoding N-acetylmuramoyl-L-alanine amidase family protein produces the protein MINLIFVYFFLEAQEVDYVNILDSLDSKFFKFNFNIANDILTIEHEKGHLKLKVGFEYGLSSVGYYIYVDPILLKDGEILITKRALMQIENHFRALQSYSKPRIMSIVIDPGHGGHDRGAVVTHKINEHDITFLEKDFALTYSMHLYKVLSNYFLDRNILLTRVDDVFVPLQDRSELANAIKPDFPHNVIFLSIHVNNAPNPEARGIEFWYLPQDSKREVVRNFKGYDIRGNRYLRELNDILDIKYKYESKKLAEILYETFIDVLCETKIRSIREEQWFVIKNSSMPAVLIEIGFLSNIADAMLILDYNYMSKINILVLKSLIRFIEFYEK, from the coding sequence TTGATTAATTTAATCTTTGTTTATTTTTTTTTAGAGGCTCAGGAAGTTGATTACGTTAATATTCTGGATTCACTTGATAGTAAGTTTTTTAAGTTTAACTTTAATATTGCAAATGATATTCTTACAATTGAACATGAGAAGGGACATCTTAAGCTTAAAGTAGGTTTTGAATATGGTCTCTCATCTGTTGGTTATTATATTTATGTAGATCCTATCCTTCTAAAGGACGGAGAGATTTTGATAACCAAGAGGGCTTTGATGCAGATTGAAAATCATTTTAGAGCTTTGCAAAGTTACAGTAAGCCACGAATAATGTCGATAGTAATTGATCCTGGTCATGGCGGACATGATAGAGGAGCTGTTGTAACTCATAAAATCAATGAACATGATATTACTTTTTTAGAGAAAGATTTTGCTCTAACTTATTCTATGCATTTATATAAAGTCTTGAGTAATTATTTTTTAGACAGGAACATTTTATTAACACGTGTAGATGATGTTTTTGTGCCATTGCAAGATAGGTCTGAGCTTGCGAATGCAATTAAACCAGATTTTCCACATAATGTTATATTTTTATCAATACATGTGAATAATGCGCCAAATCCTGAAGCTAGGGGAATTGAATTTTGGTATCTTCCCCAAGATTCCAAAAGAGAAGTTGTGAGAAATTTTAAAGGATATGATATTAGAGGTAATAGATACTTGAGGGAGCTTAATGATATACTAGATATTAAGTATAAATATGAGTCAAAAAAATTAGCTGAAATTTTATATGAGACTTTTATTGATGTTTTATGTGAGACCAAAATTCGATCAATTAGAGAAGAGCAGTGGTTTGTGATTAAAAATAGTAGTATGCCTGCTGTGTTAATTGAAATTGGGTTTTTATCTAACATTGCTGATGCTATGTTAATTTTGGATTACAATTATATGAGTAAGATAAATATATTAGTACTTAAATCTTTAATTAGGTTTATTGAATTTTATGAAAAATAA
- a CDS encoding flagellar filament outer layer protein FlaA, translating to MSKVKNIVFILFFLIFLSSLFGQEVPGASSGDNSVKNEPGELVLDFAELARDSSPTKLDLTDYVELVYSGASNIVKAEDMVLDLGISNWTVLLTPSSRMQAYVKNSVVAPAVVKGESKRYAGDTILGVRVLFPSHSQSSAMILPPFKIPFYAGEDGNQFLGKGLIDNVKTMKEVKVTVYSLGHEVDLEVLFEDMSGMEYVYPLGTLRFKGWADLVWSNPNYLPGISAITGKDNIPNYPLPSSKMRFKAFRVSKSHSSKDQNLIFYVKDVRVIYDKLSVSLDSDIDNESVFKIYETRGAESLRKLKAQEALKKVLKIKEDVSMPDESFQDFLEKGSNDESGARTKEQ from the coding sequence ATGTCTAAAGTAAAAAATATTGTTTTTATTTTATTTTTTCTTATTTTCTTAAGCTCTCTTTTTGGACAAGAAGTACCTGGCGCATCATCAGGTGATAATTCTGTGAAAAATGAGCCTGGTGAATTAGTTCTTGATTTTGCAGAACTTGCAAGAGATTCAAGCCCAACTAAGCTTGATCTTACAGATTATGTTGAACTTGTGTATTCTGGGGCTTCAAATATTGTGAAGGCAGAAGATATGGTCTTAGATCTTGGAATAAGTAATTGGACTGTTCTTTTAACCCCTTCATCTAGGATGCAGGCTTATGTAAAAAATTCTGTTGTTGCTCCAGCTGTTGTTAAGGGTGAATCTAAAAGATATGCAGGCGATACAATCTTAGGTGTGAGAGTATTATTTCCAAGTCATTCTCAATCTTCTGCAATGATTTTACCTCCATTTAAGATTCCTTTTTATGCTGGAGAAGACGGTAATCAATTTTTAGGTAAAGGTTTAATTGACAATGTTAAAACTATGAAAGAAGTTAAGGTTACTGTTTACAGTTTGGGTCATGAGGTCGATCTTGAAGTTTTATTTGAAGATATGAGTGGGATGGAATATGTTTATCCTTTAGGTACCTTAAGATTTAAAGGTTGGGCAGATTTGGTGTGGTCAAATCCTAATTATCTTCCAGGCATAAGTGCTATAACAGGTAAAGATAATATTCCTAACTATCCTCTTCCTTCAAGTAAGATGAGATTTAAGGCATTTAGAGTTTCAAAGTCTCATAGCTCAAAAGATCAGAATTTGATTTTTTATGTTAAAGATGTAAGGGTTATTTATGATAAGTTAAGTGTTTCTTTGGATTCTGATATTGATAATGAATCTGTATTTAAGATTTATGAGACACGTGGGGCAGAATCACTTCGAAAATTAAAAGCACAGGAAGCTCTTAAGAAAGTTTTAAAGATTAAAGAAGATGTGTCAATGCCAGATGAGTCTTTTCAAGATTTCTTAGAAAAGGGTAGTAATGATGAATCTGGAGCACGTACTAAAGAACAATAA
- a CDS encoding chemotaxis protein CheA, with product MLDSENKELLEIFFEEAQNLVDTLEENIMSLEDDPNNAETIDEIFRAAHTLKGGSASVDMMELSGFTHVVEDVFDAIRDNKLKICNDLVDLLLNALDVIKGMLDARLNGDVYLQDVSELKNKLRRFLGDEHQTVSEISLENINDDEFLLSSRELSDMCEVVGLGQKVLKVSIYFNKDNPMATIAGIQMFQALKDLGPILYTVPNYEQLIADKFLRRVDYYLISLNKNTIEEKIKLSGVALSYAIDEFDIDSELAKTEAIERNTVVYDTLSEGKVRLSNDELISLRERVGDAKLFEVKLNFNKDNPMSTISGLQMLQALKSLGEVYKSIPEDLLADKFFDFIVYYLISDTSVDSISKKVDLSDVVVSFDINEVDLKNIKDVNLNTEVGSYASSKESKKTTVNVNLIRIDSKRIDSILNLVSEAVISKSTYNQINSDMTSFLYSFNYFYDYQESFRNSFLVDLKIIFKDMGLELESSLENQIANLVEHKLDRTLQDMVGLRDLLFKILQDSRFASGRLSRIITDLHESVLKTRMLPVSSIFSRFARVVRDLSKKLGKIVELSTEGEDTEVDKSVIDDLVDPLMHCVRNSMDHGLETADERLSKGKDKAGHIILRAKNEGNVISIEIEDDGRGIDPDIIRQKSIEKGLIKEDMVLSESEILNLIFEPGFSTASQITDVSGRGVGLDVVKNNIKKLNGTIVIDSKVNVGTTFKIKLPLTLVIVQGLLVKSGSEIYVIPLNSVLETHRISEENIKLLENDHEVYNLREEVISVLRLDELFNINNDQNLYEKFLIVISVNDKKAGIVVDSILGEEDFVVKPIKDKYASSPGIVGATTLGNGKVVLIIDVFRLFDLKDMKG from the coding sequence ATGCTAGATTCAGAAAACAAAGAGCTTTTAGAGATTTTTTTTGAGGAGGCTCAGAATCTTGTAGATACTCTTGAAGAGAATATTATGTCATTAGAGGATGACCCTAATAATGCAGAAACTATTGATGAGATATTTAGGGCGGCGCATACTCTTAAGGGCGGTTCAGCTTCTGTTGATATGATGGAACTTTCAGGTTTTACTCATGTTGTTGAGGATGTATTTGATGCTATTAGAGATAACAAATTAAAGATATGTAATGACCTTGTTGATTTACTTTTAAATGCACTTGATGTAATAAAAGGCATGCTTGATGCACGTCTGAATGGAGATGTTTATTTACAAGATGTAAGCGAGCTTAAAAATAAATTAAGAAGGTTTTTAGGAGACGAGCATCAGACAGTTTCCGAGATATCTTTAGAGAATATAAATGATGATGAATTTTTGCTTTCTTCCCGTGAGCTTAGTGATATGTGCGAAGTTGTTGGACTTGGGCAAAAAGTTTTAAAAGTGAGTATTTATTTTAATAAAGATAATCCTATGGCTACAATTGCTGGTATACAGATGTTTCAAGCTTTAAAAGATTTAGGACCAATTCTGTATACGGTGCCTAATTATGAACAGCTTATTGCAGATAAGTTTTTAAGAAGAGTAGATTATTATTTAATATCTTTAAATAAGAATACTATTGAGGAAAAGATCAAATTGTCTGGTGTTGCTTTGAGTTATGCAATTGATGAATTTGATATTGATAGTGAGTTGGCAAAAACAGAGGCAATTGAAAGAAATACTGTTGTTTATGATACTCTGTCTGAAGGAAAAGTGCGGCTTTCTAATGATGAGCTTATAAGTTTAAGAGAGCGTGTTGGTGATGCTAAGTTATTTGAGGTAAAGTTAAATTTCAATAAAGATAATCCTATGTCAACGATTTCTGGACTTCAGATGTTGCAGGCGTTAAAAAGTTTAGGAGAAGTTTATAAATCTATTCCCGAAGATTTATTAGCTGATAAATTTTTTGATTTTATTGTATATTATTTAATATCAGATACCTCAGTGGATAGTATTTCTAAAAAGGTAGATTTGTCAGATGTTGTTGTTAGTTTTGATATTAACGAAGTTGATTTAAAAAATATTAAGGATGTAAATTTAAATACCGAAGTTGGTAGTTATGCCTCTTCTAAGGAATCTAAGAAGACAACTGTAAATGTCAATTTGATTAGAATTGATAGTAAAAGAATAGATTCCATATTAAACCTTGTGAGTGAAGCCGTTATAAGTAAGTCAACTTATAATCAAATAAATTCTGATATGACCTCTTTCCTTTATAGTTTTAATTATTTTTATGATTATCAAGAAAGTTTTCGCAATAGTTTTTTGGTAGATTTAAAGATAATTTTTAAGGATATGGGTTTGGAATTGGAAAGCTCTCTTGAAAACCAAATAGCAAATTTGGTGGAGCATAAGCTTGATAGAACTTTACAGGATATGGTAGGTTTAAGAGATTTACTATTTAAAATTCTTCAAGATTCTAGATTTGCCTCTGGTAGACTCTCTAGGATAATTACTGATTTGCATGAGAGTGTTTTAAAGACAAGAATGCTACCAGTTTCTAGTATTTTTTCAAGATTTGCAAGAGTGGTAAGAGACCTTTCAAAGAAGCTAGGCAAGATTGTAGAGCTTAGTACTGAAGGGGAAGATACGGAAGTTGATAAATCTGTTATAGATGATCTTGTAGATCCTTTAATGCATTGTGTTAGAAATTCTATGGATCATGGTCTTGAAACTGCTGATGAGAGACTTAGCAAGGGTAAAGATAAAGCTGGTCATATAATTTTGCGTGCCAAGAATGAAGGTAATGTGATATCAATTGAGATTGAGGATGATGGAAGAGGTATAGATCCAGATATTATTAGGCAAAAATCAATTGAGAAAGGTTTAATAAAAGAAGATATGGTTTTATCTGAGAGTGAGATTTTGAACTTAATTTTTGAACCAGGATTTTCAACAGCTAGTCAGATTACAGATGTTTCTGGCAGAGGCGTAGGACTTGATGTTGTTAAAAATAATATTAAGAAATTAAATGGAACTATTGTTATAGATTCAAAAGTTAATGTTGGTACTACTTTTAAAATAAAGCTTCCTTTAACATTAGTGATTGTGCAAGGTCTTCTTGTAAAGTCAGGCAGTGAGATTTATGTTATTCCTTTAAATAGTGTTCTTGAAACACATAGAATTAGCGAAGAAAATATTAAGCTTCTTGAAAATGATCATGAAGTGTATAATTTAAGGGAAGAAGTTATATCTGTGCTTAGACTTGATGAGCTTTTTAATATAAATAACGATCAAAACCTGTATGAGAAGTTTTTAATAGTCATTAGCGTTAATGATAAAAAGGCTGGGATAGTTGTGGATTCTATTCTTGGAGAAGAAGATTTTGTTGTAAAACCTATTAAAGATAAGTATGCTTCAAGTCCCGGCATAGTTGGAGCTACTACACTTGGTAATGGTAAGGTTGTCTTAATTATTGATGTATTTAGGCTTTTTGACCTGAAAGATATGAAAGGATAG
- a CDS encoding CheR family methyltransferase, producing the protein MEIKEICLGDHNVSNQVKGPTPVNLDFKVVSFNIGNDNYLVDIMQVKEIRKSSNFTYVPNAKKYVVGLDNLRGEIISIIDLRIMFNLEVLKRNLEDIMVLRNGDLLIGVIVDKVNNVFSIDSSLIQDPHPVLSQEALIRYIKGVVEYGEKLYILLDVDRIFDYDREEEILLEDSRNYDEIDASGNENNSLSYSNNFLELSESSVGDLATSSKSDLDDLKVIKENLFKYSFNASLVNDEFLKEIGMQLDIANINDLSYDNFLGEFYSKSSGRLWDDRYLKEFQDEIVKPYINEMSGVGTVLNVFEVGCGDGKETISFVNVLYESYKDPFKVTAIDNNLVKVIGTSNLIFSGSDINLSEIYRKNSFEQSPGVYKFKPEIMNNILFEYSDAILSEFPENLGIIFLRDILCFLNDDGQNLILDAIAEKSVSGALLILGDNEELKNNDLFVKDRSVKYFNLYKRI; encoded by the coding sequence ATGGAAATAAAAGAGATATGTTTAGGGGATCATAATGTGAGTAATCAGGTTAAAGGACCTACTCCTGTCAATTTAGATTTTAAAGTAGTTTCTTTTAATATTGGAAATGATAATTATCTTGTAGATATTATGCAAGTTAAGGAGATTAGGAAATCTAGTAATTTTACATATGTCCCAAATGCTAAAAAATATGTAGTTGGTCTTGATAATTTAAGAGGAGAAATAATCTCTATTATTGATTTGAGAATAATGTTTAATTTAGAAGTCCTTAAGAGAAATCTTGAAGATATTATGGTTCTTAGGAATGGTGATTTATTAATAGGAGTTATTGTTGATAAGGTTAATAATGTTTTTTCAATTGATTCTTCTTTAATTCAAGATCCTCATCCTGTTTTGTCCCAAGAAGCACTTATACGTTACATAAAGGGAGTAGTTGAGTATGGTGAAAAGTTATATATTCTTCTTGATGTTGATAGAATTTTTGATTATGATAGGGAAGAAGAAATTTTATTGGAAGATAGCAGAAATTATGATGAGATAGATGCTTCTGGAAATGAGAATAACTCATTGTCTTATAGCAATAATTTTTTAGAATTGTCAGAATCATCTGTTGGTGATCTTGCGACATCGTCTAAGAGTGATTTAGATGATTTAAAGGTTATTAAAGAAAATCTTTTTAAATATTCTTTCAATGCGTCTTTAGTAAATGATGAATTTTTAAAGGAAATCGGTATGCAATTAGATATTGCAAATATTAATGATTTATCTTATGATAATTTTTTAGGTGAATTTTATTCAAAATCATCAGGACGCTTATGGGATGACAGATATTTGAAAGAATTTCAGGATGAAATTGTTAAGCCATATATTAATGAAATGAGTGGTGTTGGTACTGTTTTAAATGTTTTTGAGGTTGGATGTGGTGATGGAAAGGAGACAATATCTTTTGTGAATGTTTTATATGAGTCTTATAAAGATCCTTTTAAGGTAACAGCTATTGATAATAATTTAGTTAAAGTAATTGGCACTTCTAATTTGATTTTCTCAGGGTCTGATATTAATTTAAGCGAGATTTATAGAAAAAATTCCTTTGAGCAGAGTCCGGGAGTTTATAAATTCAAGCCGGAAATTATGAATAATATTTTATTTGAATATTCAGATGCTATTTTATCAGAATTTCCAGAAAATTTGGGAATTATTTTTTTAAGGGATATTTTATGTTTCTTGAATGATGATGGGCAGAATTTAATTCTGGATGCGATTGCAGAAAAATCTGTGAGCGGTGCTCTTTTAATTTTAGGAGATAATGAAGAACTTAAGAACAATGATCTTTTTGTGAAAGATAGATCTGTGAAATATTTTAATTTGTATAAAAGGATTTAA
- a CDS encoding chemotaxis protein CheX, producing the protein MRIDYIEPFLDAASSVLRDMLLVEDIQMGSPGLKSINQKIRGVSVIVGLAGSVEGSIIIDMDIDTALFVASKLNFEEYVDFDDEETKEMVAATLTEVGNIIAGNFVTTLHAKGFVFDITPPAFIYGENMKISNKGSEALIVPFTLPDGKIIEVNIAIRERV; encoded by the coding sequence ATGAGAATAGATTATATAGAGCCATTTTTAGATGCTGCTTCTTCAGTTTTAAGGGATATGTTGCTTGTTGAAGATATTCAGATGGGCAGTCCTGGACTGAAGTCGATAAATCAAAAAATAAGAGGTGTGTCTGTAATTGTGGGACTTGCAGGTTCTGTTGAAGGTAGTATTATTATTGATATGGATATTGATACCGCGCTTTTTGTTGCTTCAAAGTTGAATTTTGAGGAGTATGTTGATTTTGATGATGAAGAGACTAAAGAGATGGTAGCAGCAACTCTTACGGAAGTTGGTAATATTATTGCTGGCAATTTTGTTACTACTTTGCATGCTAAGGGTTTTGTATTTGATATAACCCCACCAGCTTTTATTTATGGAGAAAATATGAAAATAAGTAATAAGGGTTCTGAGGCATTAATAGTTCCCTTTACTTTACCAGATGGTAAAATTATCGAAGTTAATATTGCAATAAGAGAGAGGGTTTGA
- a CDS encoding response regulator → MIQKTTIAVDSSNKPKGINYDTGVPFNVLIVDDSVFTVKQLTQIFTSEGFNIIDTAADGEEAVIKYKNHYPNIDVVTLDITMPKMDGITCLSNIMEFDKNAKVIMISALGKEQLVKDCLIKGAKTFIVKPLDRAKVLQRVMSVFVK, encoded by the coding sequence ATGATCCAGAAAACTACAATTGCTGTGGATTCTTCAAATAAACCAAAGGGGATCAATTATGACACCGGAGTTCCTTTTAATGTTTTGATTGTGGATGATTCAGTTTTTACTGTAAAGCAACTTACACAAATTTTTACTTCTGAAGGATTCAATATTATTGATACTGCTGCTGATGGTGAAGAAGCTGTGATTAAATATAAAAACCATTATCCTAATATTGATGTTGTTACTCTTGATATTACTATGCCCAAGATGGATGGGATAACTTGTCTTTCTAATATTATGGAATTTGATAAAAATGCTAAAGTAATAATGATTTCTGCTTTAGGAAAAGAACAGTTGGTGAAAGATTGTTTGATTAAAGGTGCAAAGACATTTATTGTGAAGCCTCTTGATAGAGCCAAGGTGCTTCAAAGAGTGATGTCTGTGTTTGTTAAATGA
- a CDS encoding HAD family hydrolase, with protein sequence MRIKACIFDMDGTLINSIMDIAFSMNLALKKLGYTEIKIDEFNTLVGRGYSKLVENTLEHLNVNLNDKHLKDNLYQEFVKAYNQNLSSLTKAYDGIPELLRKLNSLNIPVGILSNKNHEELLIISKDIFKDINFFEVRGYSPRFEAKPDPSNALDMIIELNLMPKEIAYIGDSDVDMITAQNAGFLPIGVSWGFRTIKELKESGAKYILSSPSELLDIIK encoded by the coding sequence ATGAGAATTAAAGCCTGCATTTTCGACATGGATGGAACTTTAATAAACAGCATCATGGATATTGCATTTTCAATGAACTTGGCACTAAAAAAATTAGGATATACAGAAATTAAAATAGATGAATTTAACACTCTTGTTGGCAGAGGATATTCTAAATTAGTAGAGAACACCTTAGAGCATCTTAACGTAAACTTAAATGATAAACACCTCAAAGATAATCTTTATCAAGAATTTGTAAAAGCATACAATCAAAATCTTTCTTCCCTAACAAAAGCATATGATGGTATACCAGAACTTTTAAGAAAACTAAATTCACTTAACATTCCTGTTGGAATCTTAAGCAATAAAAACCATGAAGAACTATTAATAATATCAAAAGATATATTCAAAGACATAAACTTCTTTGAAGTGAGGGGCTACTCACCAAGATTTGAGGCAAAACCAGATCCTTCAAATGCACTTGACATGATAATAGAATTAAATCTCATGCCAAAGGAAATAGCATACATCGGAGACAGCGATGTTGATATGATTACTGCTCAGAATGCAGGATTTTTACCTATAGGGGTTTCATGGGGATTTAGAACAATAAAAGAATTAAAAGAAAGCGGAGCAAAATACATTTTAAGTAGTCCATCTGAACTTTTAGACATAATCAAATGA